A genomic window from Leishmania major strain Friedlin complete genome, chromosome 18 includes:
- a CDS encoding putative serine/threonine protein phosphatase type 5: MEESDRLKQEGNAYFQEKKFQHAVESYSQAIEAHKTPTLLCNRAFAYLKLELPGAALVDAQEAVEIDPGFVKAYYRKASAHLLLGKFKDAQKEFAAVLKLVPTEKDARQKYDLCEKELKRIRFENAIKSKDCEPVSTTIKLGTIAASYDGPRIENDTITVQFVEAIQEHFRVEKKIDRRDVVFMLLGVLKLFKSYPNFVTVTVPDGEDITVCGDTHGQFYDLLNIFKLNGKPSPTNRYLFNGDFVDRGSYSVENVLTLFAYKLLYPEHVFLSRGNHEGLSMNRVYGFEGEVRAKYSAEVFDLFSEVFNALPTGHIINDEVFVVHGGLYSRDDVTIADLQKPNRFRDIPENGLICESLWADPQPMPGRTPSKRGVDCPSFGPDVTENFLKNNNLKLVVRSHEVKEDGYEVDHNGKCITVFSAPNYCDQMGNKGAFIRFTGGAMKPKYTTFTHVAHPGKRPMQYACGAGLF, from the coding sequence ATGGAGGAGTCCGACCGCCTGAAGCAGGAGGGCAACGCGTACTTCCAGGAAAAGAAGTTTCAGCACGCGGTAGAGTCGTACTCGCAGGCCATTGAGGCGCACaagacgccgacgctgctgtgcaaCCGCGCCTTTGCCTACCTGAAGCTGGAGCTGCCTGGAGCGGCACTTGTAGACGCACAAGAGGCGGTCGAGATCGACCCTGGCTTTGTGAAGGCGTACTACCGCAAGGCGTCTGCCCACCTGCTGCTTGGCAAGTTTAAGGATGCGCAGAAGGAGTTCGCCGCCGTCCTTAAGCTGGTGCCGACCGAGAAGGATGCCCGACAGAAGTATGACCTGTGCGAAAAGGAGCTCAAGCGCATTCGCTTCGAGAACGCCATCAAGTCCAAGGACTGCGAGCCGGTATCTACTACCATCAAGCTCGGTACCATCGCTGCGTCGTACGATGGGCCACGCATTGAGAACGACACGATCACGGTGCAGTTCGTGGAGGCGATCCAGGAGCACTTCCGCGTTGAGAAAAAGATAGACCGCCGCGACGTTGTGTTTATGCTGCTGGGGGTCTTAAAGCTGTTCAAGTCGTACCCCAATTTCGTCACAGTCACAGTGCCAGACGGCGAGGACATTACCGTTTGCGGTGACACGCATGGTCAGTTCTACGACCTGCTCAACATCTTCAAGCTGAATGGCAAGCCGTCACCGACAAACCGCTACCTCTTTAACGGCGACTTTGTCGATCGCGGATCCTACTCGGTGGAAAACGTGCTTACCTTGTTCGCGTACAAGCTGCTGTACCCAGAGCACGTCTTCCTCTCCCGCGGCAACCACGAGGGACTCTCGATGAACCGCGTCTACGGTTTTGAGGGAGAGGTGCGGGCCAAGTACTCGGCCGAGGTGTTTGATCTGTTCTCAGAGGTCTTCAATGCCCTCCCGACGGGGCACATCATCAACGATGAGGTGTTTGTCGTCCACGGCGGTCTCTACTCGCGCGACGACGTCACCATCGCCGACCTGCAGAAGCCGAATCGGTTCCGAGACATCCCCGAGAACGGCCTCATTTGTGAGAGTCTTTGGGCGGACCCACAGCCGATGCCGGGTCGCACGCCGAGCAAGCGCGGCGTCGACTGCCCATCTTTCGGCCCTGACGTCACGGAGAACTTCCTAAAGAACAATAATTTGAAGCTCGTCGTGCGCTCACACGAGGTGAAAGAGGACGGCTACGAGGTGGACCACAACGGCAAGTGCATCACCGTGTTCAGTGCCCCGAATTACTGCGACCAGATGGGCAACAAGGGCGCCTTCATTCGCTTCACGGGCGGTGCGATGAAGCCCAAATACACCACCTTTACGCACGTGGCCCACCCTGGAAAGCGGCCAATGCAGTACGCGTGTGGCGCGGGTCTATTTTAA